The Peromyscus maniculatus bairdii isolate BWxNUB_F1_BW_parent chromosome 6, HU_Pman_BW_mat_3.1, whole genome shotgun sequence genome has a segment encoding these proteins:
- the Cyb561d1 gene encoding putative transmembrane reductase CYB561D1 isoform X2: protein MQLEEFCLCMAEAILLFSPEHSLFFFCSRKTRTRLHWAGQTMAILCALLGLGFIISSKIRSELSHLASWHSWAGALTLLATGGQALCGLGLLCPRAARVSRVARLKLYHLTCGLVVYLMATVTVLLGMYSVWFQAQIKGAAWYLCLALPVYPALVIMHQISSAYLPRKKVEM from the exons ATGCAGCTCGAGGAG TTCTGTCTCTGCATGGCTGAAGCCATCCTGCTCTTCTCGCCTGAGCACTCCCTGTTCTTCTTCTGCTCCCGGAAGACCCGGACCCGACTCCACTGGGCAGGGCAGACCATGGCCATCCTCTGTGCTCTCCTGGGCTTGGGCTTCATTATCTCCAGCAAGATCCGCAGTGAGCTGTCCCATCTGGCGTCCTGGCATAGCTGGGCAGGAGCTCTGACACTGCTGGCCACCGGGGGACAAGCACTGTGTGGGCTTGGCCTCCTCTGTCCACGGGCAGCCCGGGTCTCAAGGGTGGCTCGCCTCAAGCTCTACCATCTGACATGTGGCCTGGTTGTCTACTTGATGGCTACAGTCACCGTGCTCTTGGGCATGTACTCAGTGTGGTTCcaggcccagattaaaggtgcaGCCTGGTACCTGTGCCTGGCACTACCGGTGTACCCGGCCCTGGTGATCATGCACCAGATCTCCAGTGCCTACTTGCCAAGGAAGAAAGTGGAAATGTGA
- the Cyb561d1 gene encoding putative transmembrane reductase CYB561D1 isoform X3 yields the protein MALAFCLCMAEAILLFSPEHSLFFFCSRKTRTRLHWAGQTMAILCALLGLGFIISSKIRSELSHLASWHSWAGALTLLATGGQALCGLGLLCPRAARVSRVARLKLYHLTCGLVVYLMATVTVLLGMYSVWFQAQIKGAAWYLCLALPVYPALVIMHQISSAYLPRKKVEM from the exons ATGGCCTTGGCG TTCTGTCTCTGCATGGCTGAAGCCATCCTGCTCTTCTCGCCTGAGCACTCCCTGTTCTTCTTCTGCTCCCGGAAGACCCGGACCCGACTCCACTGGGCAGGGCAGACCATGGCCATCCTCTGTGCTCTCCTGGGCTTGGGCTTCATTATCTCCAGCAAGATCCGCAGTGAGCTGTCCCATCTGGCGTCCTGGCATAGCTGGGCAGGAGCTCTGACACTGCTGGCCACCGGGGGACAAGCACTGTGTGGGCTTGGCCTCCTCTGTCCACGGGCAGCCCGGGTCTCAAGGGTGGCTCGCCTCAAGCTCTACCATCTGACATGTGGCCTGGTTGTCTACTTGATGGCTACAGTCACCGTGCTCTTGGGCATGTACTCAGTGTGGTTCcaggcccagattaaaggtgcaGCCTGGTACCTGTGCCTGGCACTACCGGTGTACCCGGCCCTGGTGATCATGCACCAGATCTCCAGTGCCTACTTGCCAAGGAAGAAAGTGGAAATGTGA
- the Atxn7l2 gene encoding ataxin-7-like protein 2 isoform X1 produces MAVRERAVAAMAALERRVPSLDDFAGQSWSSWVERADLPAADGAELEESSKNMKKLDAMTLIKEDMSIFGHCPAHDDFYLVVCNHCSQVVKPQAFQKHCERRHGPLSKLYARAPPPPPAPASSQKCHVVNGQGPACRAPGSTKTSSREKGQGSRSRGHQPPEKTQKDNLCLFVPVVNLEKMSSLPKPDGHGVRVVPPSAFLSQPGGLPKDSPGKVPTAPSPKEPPGRENIELIPGEGSSHRAEGSPPEKEPSGARLPPKTHRKMARKEFDLNRQCGVINPETKKICTRLLTCKIHSVHQRREVPGRTKDFDVLVAELKANSRKGESPKEKSPGRKEPALERPSQEPPSAVQGVAAVAAPNTTSARSKQAYPYCALPRSQASSESEVEDEGPCGGDGDPGLFPFPLPRGGAQASSEESEEEGTSDDLHLPPDCHYATRPPRPQAFCTFGSRLVSPGCYVFSRRLDRFCSALSSMLERHLSSHMWKKIPPAAEPPSHLVNPSLSDPLSPSSMGSCPRLPGPPLRPACPASIPPIKDSLVPSYPAGSPSVAAACSQAECMGGSQAITSPLPANTPSPSFSKLPPSKASKSSKGKEGVEMEAPSRKRKLSPGPTTFKRTCILEPPGKGKPSGCRGLSAKTKTTLSMGLNGTVGPRVKRAGPLDCRGPPHSSPIPVKASQLENRGAAGHPAKVLPTSCLSEEEVAKKRKNLATYCRPVKAKHCQAGVPPDGACSVRRKKPGPALPFEEKCSTLKSKAH; encoded by the exons ATGGCGGTGCGTGAACGCGCGGTGGCAGCAATGGCCGCTCTGGAGCGGCGGGTGCCGAGTCTCGATGACTTCGCGGGACAGAGCTGGAGCTCGTGGGTGGAACGGGCCGACCTGCCTGCGGCGGATG GGGCTGAACTGGAGGAGAGTAGCAAAAACATGAAGAAGTTGGACGCCATGACCCTCATTAAAGAAG ACATGTCCATCTTCGGGCACTGCCCTGCCCATGATGACTTCTATTTGGTTGTCTGTAACCACTGCAGCCAGGTGGTGAAGCCTCAAGCCTTCCAGAAGCATTGCG AAAGAAGACATGGGCCCCTCAGCAAGCTTTATGCCcgggccccacccccacctccagcccctgCCAGCTCTCAGAAATGCCATGTAGTGAATGGGCAGGGCCCAGCTTGTAGAGCCCCAGGTTCCACCAAAACCTCCTCCAGGGAGAAGGGCCAGGGGTCCCGGAGCCGTGGCCATCAGCCTCCTGAGAAGACCCAGAAGGACAACCTCTG CCTTTTCGTGCCTGTGGTGAATCTGGAGAAGATGTCCAGTCTCCCGAAGCCTGATGGACATGGAGTCAGGGTGGTTCCACCCTCTGCTTTCCTCAGTCAGCCAGGAGGCCTCCCCAAGGACTCCCCTGGAAAAGTCCCCACGGCCCCCTCTCCTAAAGAACCTCCTGGCAGAGAGAACATCGAGTTAATCCCTGGTGAGGGCTCCAGTCACCGGGCCGAAGGCAGCCCCCCGGAGAAGGAGCCCAGTGGAGCCAGGCTGCCTCCTAAAACCCACCGAAAGATGGCTC GTAAAGAGTTTGACCTCAACAGGCAGTGTGGGGTCATAAATCCAGAGACCAAGAAGATCTGTACACGCCTATTGACCTGCAAG ATCCACTCAGTGCACCAACGCAGGGAGGTCCCAGGCAGGACCAAGGACTTTGACGTGCTTGTGGCCGAACTGAAAGCCAACTCTCGCAAGGGAGAGTCTCCCAAGGAGAAGAGCCCAGGACGGAAAGAACCAGCTCTTGAGCGCCCCTCCCAGGAGCCTCCCTCTGCGGTCCAGGGGGTGGCCGCAGTAGCTGCCCCCAACACCACCTCTGCTCGTTCTAAGCAGGCCTACCCATACTGTGCACTTCCCAG GTCCCAGGCCTCCTCTGAGAGTGAGGTGGAGGATGAAGGTCCCTGTGGTGGTGATGGGGATCCAggcctctttcccttccctctgccccgGGGTGGGGCCCAGGCCTCCagtgaggagagtgaggaggaggggaCATCTGATGACCTCCACCTTCCCCCTGACTGCCATTATGCAACCCGGCCACCTAGGCCACAGGCG TTTTGCACATTTGGGAGCCGGCTGGTGAGCCCAGGATGCTACGTGTTTAGCCGCCGGCTGGACCGGTTTTGCTCAGCACTCAGCTCCATGCTGGAACGGCACCTCAGCTCACACATGTGGAA GAAGATCCCACCAGCGGCCGAACCTCCATCCCATCTTGTCAACCCCTCCTTATCTGATCCCCTGAGTCCATCCTCTATGGGCAGCTGCCCCCGGCTTCCAGGCCCGCCCCTTCGACCTGCCTGCCCAGCCTCCATACCCCCCATCAAGGACAGCCTTGTCCCTAGCTACCCTGCAGGCTCCCCCAGTGTCGCAGCTGCCTGCAGCCAGGCAGAGTGCATGGGCGGTAGCCAGGCGATTACCTCACCACTGCCTGCCAACACTCCATCTCCGTCCTTCAGCAAGCTGCCACCTTCCAAGGCCAGCAAGTCATCCAAAGGCAAGGAAGGGGTGGAGATGGAGGCCCCTTCTCGAAAGCGGAAGTTATCCCCTGGCCCCACCACTTTCAAACGGACCTGCATCCTGGAGCCTCCTGGAAAAGGCAAACCCTCTGGCTGCCGGGGCCTCTCAGCCAAGACGAAAACAACCCTGAGCATGGGGCTAAATGGAACAGTGGGGCCAAGAGTGAAAAGAGCAGGTCCCCTGGACTGCCGGGGTCCCCCTCACTCATCCCCCATACCCGTCAAGGCTTCTCAGCTAGAGAACCGGGGAGCGGCTGGACACCCAGCCAAGGTCCTGCCAACCAGCTGCCTCTCTGAGGAGGAGGTAGCCAAGAAGCGGAAAAACCTGGCCACTTACTGCCGGCCAGTCAAGGCCAAGCACTGTCAGGCCGGTGTCCCTCCTGACGGGGCCTGCTCTGTGCGTCGCAAGAAGCCAGGTCCGGCGCTGCCCTTTGAGGAGAAGTGCTCTACACTGAAG TCAAAAGCCCATTAA
- the Cyb561d1 gene encoding putative transmembrane reductase CYB561D1 isoform X1, whose translation MQLEEVGLVPAPAREPRLTRWLRRGSGILAHLIALGFTIFLIVLSRPGTSLFSWHPVFMALAFCLCMAEAILLFSPEHSLFFFCSRKTRTRLHWAGQTMAILCALLGLGFIISSKIRSELSHLASWHSWAGALTLLATGGQALCGLGLLCPRAARVSRVARLKLYHLTCGLVVYLMATVTVLLGMYSVWFQAQIKGAAWYLCLALPVYPALVIMHQISSAYLPRKKVEM comes from the exons ATGCAGCTCGAGGAGGTAGGTCTGGTTCCGGCTCCAGCGAGGGAGCCGAGACTGACCCGCTGGCTGCGGAGAGGCAGTGGGATCTTGGCGCACCTGATAGCTTTGGGCTTCACCATCTTTCTGATTGTGCTGTCCCGGCCAGGAACCA GTCTTTTCTCCTGGCACCCTGTGTTCATGGCCTTGGCG TTCTGTCTCTGCATGGCTGAAGCCATCCTGCTCTTCTCGCCTGAGCACTCCCTGTTCTTCTTCTGCTCCCGGAAGACCCGGACCCGACTCCACTGGGCAGGGCAGACCATGGCCATCCTCTGTGCTCTCCTGGGCTTGGGCTTCATTATCTCCAGCAAGATCCGCAGTGAGCTGTCCCATCTGGCGTCCTGGCATAGCTGGGCAGGAGCTCTGACACTGCTGGCCACCGGGGGACAAGCACTGTGTGGGCTTGGCCTCCTCTGTCCACGGGCAGCCCGGGTCTCAAGGGTGGCTCGCCTCAAGCTCTACCATCTGACATGTGGCCTGGTTGTCTACTTGATGGCTACAGTCACCGTGCTCTTGGGCATGTACTCAGTGTGGTTCcaggcccagattaaaggtgcaGCCTGGTACCTGTGCCTGGCACTACCGGTGTACCCGGCCCTGGTGATCATGCACCAGATCTCCAGTGCCTACTTGCCAAGGAAGAAAGTGGAAATGTGA
- the Atxn7l2 gene encoding ataxin-7-like protein 2 isoform X3, with product MKKLDAMTLIKEDMSIFGHCPAHDDFYLVVCNHCSQVVKPQAFQKHCERRHGPLSKLYARAPPPPPAPASSQKCHVVNGQGPACRAPGSTKTSSREKGQGSRSRGHQPPEKTQKDNLCLFVPVVNLEKMSSLPKPDGHGVRVVPPSAFLSQPGGLPKDSPGKVPTAPSPKEPPGRENIELIPGEGSSHRAEGSPPEKEPSGARLPPKTHRKMARKEFDLNRQCGVINPETKKICTRLLTCKIHSVHQRREVPGRTKDFDVLVAELKANSRKGESPKEKSPGRKEPALERPSQEPPSAVQGVAAVAAPNTTSARSKQAYPYCALPRSQASSESEVEDEGPCGGDGDPGLFPFPLPRGGAQASSEESEEEGTSDDLHLPPDCHYATRPPRPQAFCTFGSRLVSPGCYVFSRRLDRFCSALSSMLERHLSSHMWKKIPPAAEPPSHLVNPSLSDPLSPSSMGSCPRLPGPPLRPACPASIPPIKDSLVPSYPAGSPSVAAACSQAECMGGSQAITSPLPANTPSPSFSKLPPSKASKSSKGKEGVEMEAPSRKRKLSPGPTTFKRTCILEPPGKGKPSGCRGLSAKTKTTLSMGLNGTVGPRVKRAGPLDCRGPPHSSPIPVKASQLENRGAAGHPAKVLPTSCLSEEEVAKKRKNLATYCRPVKAKHCQAGVPPDGACSVRRKKPGPALPFEEKCSTLKSKAH from the exons ATGAAGAAGTTGGACGCCATGACCCTCATTAAAGAAG ACATGTCCATCTTCGGGCACTGCCCTGCCCATGATGACTTCTATTTGGTTGTCTGTAACCACTGCAGCCAGGTGGTGAAGCCTCAAGCCTTCCAGAAGCATTGCG AAAGAAGACATGGGCCCCTCAGCAAGCTTTATGCCcgggccccacccccacctccagcccctgCCAGCTCTCAGAAATGCCATGTAGTGAATGGGCAGGGCCCAGCTTGTAGAGCCCCAGGTTCCACCAAAACCTCCTCCAGGGAGAAGGGCCAGGGGTCCCGGAGCCGTGGCCATCAGCCTCCTGAGAAGACCCAGAAGGACAACCTCTG CCTTTTCGTGCCTGTGGTGAATCTGGAGAAGATGTCCAGTCTCCCGAAGCCTGATGGACATGGAGTCAGGGTGGTTCCACCCTCTGCTTTCCTCAGTCAGCCAGGAGGCCTCCCCAAGGACTCCCCTGGAAAAGTCCCCACGGCCCCCTCTCCTAAAGAACCTCCTGGCAGAGAGAACATCGAGTTAATCCCTGGTGAGGGCTCCAGTCACCGGGCCGAAGGCAGCCCCCCGGAGAAGGAGCCCAGTGGAGCCAGGCTGCCTCCTAAAACCCACCGAAAGATGGCTC GTAAAGAGTTTGACCTCAACAGGCAGTGTGGGGTCATAAATCCAGAGACCAAGAAGATCTGTACACGCCTATTGACCTGCAAG ATCCACTCAGTGCACCAACGCAGGGAGGTCCCAGGCAGGACCAAGGACTTTGACGTGCTTGTGGCCGAACTGAAAGCCAACTCTCGCAAGGGAGAGTCTCCCAAGGAGAAGAGCCCAGGACGGAAAGAACCAGCTCTTGAGCGCCCCTCCCAGGAGCCTCCCTCTGCGGTCCAGGGGGTGGCCGCAGTAGCTGCCCCCAACACCACCTCTGCTCGTTCTAAGCAGGCCTACCCATACTGTGCACTTCCCAG GTCCCAGGCCTCCTCTGAGAGTGAGGTGGAGGATGAAGGTCCCTGTGGTGGTGATGGGGATCCAggcctctttcccttccctctgccccgGGGTGGGGCCCAGGCCTCCagtgaggagagtgaggaggaggggaCATCTGATGACCTCCACCTTCCCCCTGACTGCCATTATGCAACCCGGCCACCTAGGCCACAGGCG TTTTGCACATTTGGGAGCCGGCTGGTGAGCCCAGGATGCTACGTGTTTAGCCGCCGGCTGGACCGGTTTTGCTCAGCACTCAGCTCCATGCTGGAACGGCACCTCAGCTCACACATGTGGAA GAAGATCCCACCAGCGGCCGAACCTCCATCCCATCTTGTCAACCCCTCCTTATCTGATCCCCTGAGTCCATCCTCTATGGGCAGCTGCCCCCGGCTTCCAGGCCCGCCCCTTCGACCTGCCTGCCCAGCCTCCATACCCCCCATCAAGGACAGCCTTGTCCCTAGCTACCCTGCAGGCTCCCCCAGTGTCGCAGCTGCCTGCAGCCAGGCAGAGTGCATGGGCGGTAGCCAGGCGATTACCTCACCACTGCCTGCCAACACTCCATCTCCGTCCTTCAGCAAGCTGCCACCTTCCAAGGCCAGCAAGTCATCCAAAGGCAAGGAAGGGGTGGAGATGGAGGCCCCTTCTCGAAAGCGGAAGTTATCCCCTGGCCCCACCACTTTCAAACGGACCTGCATCCTGGAGCCTCCTGGAAAAGGCAAACCCTCTGGCTGCCGGGGCCTCTCAGCCAAGACGAAAACAACCCTGAGCATGGGGCTAAATGGAACAGTGGGGCCAAGAGTGAAAAGAGCAGGTCCCCTGGACTGCCGGGGTCCCCCTCACTCATCCCCCATACCCGTCAAGGCTTCTCAGCTAGAGAACCGGGGAGCGGCTGGACACCCAGCCAAGGTCCTGCCAACCAGCTGCCTCTCTGAGGAGGAGGTAGCCAAGAAGCGGAAAAACCTGGCCACTTACTGCCGGCCAGTCAAGGCCAAGCACTGTCAGGCCGGTGTCCCTCCTGACGGGGCCTGCTCTGTGCGTCGCAAGAAGCCAGGTCCGGCGCTGCCCTTTGAGGAGAAGTGCTCTACACTGAAG TCAAAAGCCCATTAA
- the Atxn7l2 gene encoding ataxin-7-like protein 2 isoform X2, with translation MAVRERAVAAMAALERRVPSLDDFAGQSWSSWVERADLPAADGAELEESSKNMKKLDAMTLIKEDMSIFGHCPAHDDFYLVVCNHCSQVVKPQAFQKHCERRHGPLSKLYARAPPPPPAPASSQKCHVVNGQGPACRAPGSTKTSSREKGQGSRSRGHQPPEKTQKDNLCQPGGLPKDSPGKVPTAPSPKEPPGRENIELIPGEGSSHRAEGSPPEKEPSGARLPPKTHRKMARKEFDLNRQCGVINPETKKICTRLLTCKIHSVHQRREVPGRTKDFDVLVAELKANSRKGESPKEKSPGRKEPALERPSQEPPSAVQGVAAVAAPNTTSARSKQAYPYCALPRSQASSESEVEDEGPCGGDGDPGLFPFPLPRGGAQASSEESEEEGTSDDLHLPPDCHYATRPPRPQAFCTFGSRLVSPGCYVFSRRLDRFCSALSSMLERHLSSHMWKKIPPAAEPPSHLVNPSLSDPLSPSSMGSCPRLPGPPLRPACPASIPPIKDSLVPSYPAGSPSVAAACSQAECMGGSQAITSPLPANTPSPSFSKLPPSKASKSSKGKEGVEMEAPSRKRKLSPGPTTFKRTCILEPPGKGKPSGCRGLSAKTKTTLSMGLNGTVGPRVKRAGPLDCRGPPHSSPIPVKASQLENRGAAGHPAKVLPTSCLSEEEVAKKRKNLATYCRPVKAKHCQAGVPPDGACSVRRKKPGPALPFEEKCSTLKSKAH, from the exons ATGGCGGTGCGTGAACGCGCGGTGGCAGCAATGGCCGCTCTGGAGCGGCGGGTGCCGAGTCTCGATGACTTCGCGGGACAGAGCTGGAGCTCGTGGGTGGAACGGGCCGACCTGCCTGCGGCGGATG GGGCTGAACTGGAGGAGAGTAGCAAAAACATGAAGAAGTTGGACGCCATGACCCTCATTAAAGAAG ACATGTCCATCTTCGGGCACTGCCCTGCCCATGATGACTTCTATTTGGTTGTCTGTAACCACTGCAGCCAGGTGGTGAAGCCTCAAGCCTTCCAGAAGCATTGCG AAAGAAGACATGGGCCCCTCAGCAAGCTTTATGCCcgggccccacccccacctccagcccctgCCAGCTCTCAGAAATGCCATGTAGTGAATGGGCAGGGCCCAGCTTGTAGAGCCCCAGGTTCCACCAAAACCTCCTCCAGGGAGAAGGGCCAGGGGTCCCGGAGCCGTGGCCATCAGCCTCCTGAGAAGACCCAGAAGGACAACCTCTG TCAGCCAGGAGGCCTCCCCAAGGACTCCCCTGGAAAAGTCCCCACGGCCCCCTCTCCTAAAGAACCTCCTGGCAGAGAGAACATCGAGTTAATCCCTGGTGAGGGCTCCAGTCACCGGGCCGAAGGCAGCCCCCCGGAGAAGGAGCCCAGTGGAGCCAGGCTGCCTCCTAAAACCCACCGAAAGATGGCTC GTAAAGAGTTTGACCTCAACAGGCAGTGTGGGGTCATAAATCCAGAGACCAAGAAGATCTGTACACGCCTATTGACCTGCAAG ATCCACTCAGTGCACCAACGCAGGGAGGTCCCAGGCAGGACCAAGGACTTTGACGTGCTTGTGGCCGAACTGAAAGCCAACTCTCGCAAGGGAGAGTCTCCCAAGGAGAAGAGCCCAGGACGGAAAGAACCAGCTCTTGAGCGCCCCTCCCAGGAGCCTCCCTCTGCGGTCCAGGGGGTGGCCGCAGTAGCTGCCCCCAACACCACCTCTGCTCGTTCTAAGCAGGCCTACCCATACTGTGCACTTCCCAG GTCCCAGGCCTCCTCTGAGAGTGAGGTGGAGGATGAAGGTCCCTGTGGTGGTGATGGGGATCCAggcctctttcccttccctctgccccgGGGTGGGGCCCAGGCCTCCagtgaggagagtgaggaggaggggaCATCTGATGACCTCCACCTTCCCCCTGACTGCCATTATGCAACCCGGCCACCTAGGCCACAGGCG TTTTGCACATTTGGGAGCCGGCTGGTGAGCCCAGGATGCTACGTGTTTAGCCGCCGGCTGGACCGGTTTTGCTCAGCACTCAGCTCCATGCTGGAACGGCACCTCAGCTCACACATGTGGAA GAAGATCCCACCAGCGGCCGAACCTCCATCCCATCTTGTCAACCCCTCCTTATCTGATCCCCTGAGTCCATCCTCTATGGGCAGCTGCCCCCGGCTTCCAGGCCCGCCCCTTCGACCTGCCTGCCCAGCCTCCATACCCCCCATCAAGGACAGCCTTGTCCCTAGCTACCCTGCAGGCTCCCCCAGTGTCGCAGCTGCCTGCAGCCAGGCAGAGTGCATGGGCGGTAGCCAGGCGATTACCTCACCACTGCCTGCCAACACTCCATCTCCGTCCTTCAGCAAGCTGCCACCTTCCAAGGCCAGCAAGTCATCCAAAGGCAAGGAAGGGGTGGAGATGGAGGCCCCTTCTCGAAAGCGGAAGTTATCCCCTGGCCCCACCACTTTCAAACGGACCTGCATCCTGGAGCCTCCTGGAAAAGGCAAACCCTCTGGCTGCCGGGGCCTCTCAGCCAAGACGAAAACAACCCTGAGCATGGGGCTAAATGGAACAGTGGGGCCAAGAGTGAAAAGAGCAGGTCCCCTGGACTGCCGGGGTCCCCCTCACTCATCCCCCATACCCGTCAAGGCTTCTCAGCTAGAGAACCGGGGAGCGGCTGGACACCCAGCCAAGGTCCTGCCAACCAGCTGCCTCTCTGAGGAGGAGGTAGCCAAGAAGCGGAAAAACCTGGCCACTTACTGCCGGCCAGTCAAGGCCAAGCACTGTCAGGCCGGTGTCCCTCCTGACGGGGCCTGCTCTGTGCGTCGCAAGAAGCCAGGTCCGGCGCTGCCCTTTGAGGAGAAGTGCTCTACACTGAAG TCAAAAGCCCATTAA
- the Atxn7l2 gene encoding ataxin-7-like protein 2 isoform X4, with amino-acid sequence MKKLDAMTLIKEDMSIFGHCPAHDDFYLVVCNHCSQVVKPQAFQKHCERRHGPLSKLYARAPPPPPAPASSQKCHVVNGQGPACRAPGSTKTSSREKGQGSRSRGHQPPEKTQKDNLCQPGGLPKDSPGKVPTAPSPKEPPGRENIELIPGEGSSHRAEGSPPEKEPSGARLPPKTHRKMARKEFDLNRQCGVINPETKKICTRLLTCKIHSVHQRREVPGRTKDFDVLVAELKANSRKGESPKEKSPGRKEPALERPSQEPPSAVQGVAAVAAPNTTSARSKQAYPYCALPRSQASSESEVEDEGPCGGDGDPGLFPFPLPRGGAQASSEESEEEGTSDDLHLPPDCHYATRPPRPQAFCTFGSRLVSPGCYVFSRRLDRFCSALSSMLERHLSSHMWKKIPPAAEPPSHLVNPSLSDPLSPSSMGSCPRLPGPPLRPACPASIPPIKDSLVPSYPAGSPSVAAACSQAECMGGSQAITSPLPANTPSPSFSKLPPSKASKSSKGKEGVEMEAPSRKRKLSPGPTTFKRTCILEPPGKGKPSGCRGLSAKTKTTLSMGLNGTVGPRVKRAGPLDCRGPPHSSPIPVKASQLENRGAAGHPAKVLPTSCLSEEEVAKKRKNLATYCRPVKAKHCQAGVPPDGACSVRRKKPGPALPFEEKCSTLKSKAH; translated from the exons ATGAAGAAGTTGGACGCCATGACCCTCATTAAAGAAG ACATGTCCATCTTCGGGCACTGCCCTGCCCATGATGACTTCTATTTGGTTGTCTGTAACCACTGCAGCCAGGTGGTGAAGCCTCAAGCCTTCCAGAAGCATTGCG AAAGAAGACATGGGCCCCTCAGCAAGCTTTATGCCcgggccccacccccacctccagcccctgCCAGCTCTCAGAAATGCCATGTAGTGAATGGGCAGGGCCCAGCTTGTAGAGCCCCAGGTTCCACCAAAACCTCCTCCAGGGAGAAGGGCCAGGGGTCCCGGAGCCGTGGCCATCAGCCTCCTGAGAAGACCCAGAAGGACAACCTCTG TCAGCCAGGAGGCCTCCCCAAGGACTCCCCTGGAAAAGTCCCCACGGCCCCCTCTCCTAAAGAACCTCCTGGCAGAGAGAACATCGAGTTAATCCCTGGTGAGGGCTCCAGTCACCGGGCCGAAGGCAGCCCCCCGGAGAAGGAGCCCAGTGGAGCCAGGCTGCCTCCTAAAACCCACCGAAAGATGGCTC GTAAAGAGTTTGACCTCAACAGGCAGTGTGGGGTCATAAATCCAGAGACCAAGAAGATCTGTACACGCCTATTGACCTGCAAG ATCCACTCAGTGCACCAACGCAGGGAGGTCCCAGGCAGGACCAAGGACTTTGACGTGCTTGTGGCCGAACTGAAAGCCAACTCTCGCAAGGGAGAGTCTCCCAAGGAGAAGAGCCCAGGACGGAAAGAACCAGCTCTTGAGCGCCCCTCCCAGGAGCCTCCCTCTGCGGTCCAGGGGGTGGCCGCAGTAGCTGCCCCCAACACCACCTCTGCTCGTTCTAAGCAGGCCTACCCATACTGTGCACTTCCCAG GTCCCAGGCCTCCTCTGAGAGTGAGGTGGAGGATGAAGGTCCCTGTGGTGGTGATGGGGATCCAggcctctttcccttccctctgccccgGGGTGGGGCCCAGGCCTCCagtgaggagagtgaggaggaggggaCATCTGATGACCTCCACCTTCCCCCTGACTGCCATTATGCAACCCGGCCACCTAGGCCACAGGCG TTTTGCACATTTGGGAGCCGGCTGGTGAGCCCAGGATGCTACGTGTTTAGCCGCCGGCTGGACCGGTTTTGCTCAGCACTCAGCTCCATGCTGGAACGGCACCTCAGCTCACACATGTGGAA GAAGATCCCACCAGCGGCCGAACCTCCATCCCATCTTGTCAACCCCTCCTTATCTGATCCCCTGAGTCCATCCTCTATGGGCAGCTGCCCCCGGCTTCCAGGCCCGCCCCTTCGACCTGCCTGCCCAGCCTCCATACCCCCCATCAAGGACAGCCTTGTCCCTAGCTACCCTGCAGGCTCCCCCAGTGTCGCAGCTGCCTGCAGCCAGGCAGAGTGCATGGGCGGTAGCCAGGCGATTACCTCACCACTGCCTGCCAACACTCCATCTCCGTCCTTCAGCAAGCTGCCACCTTCCAAGGCCAGCAAGTCATCCAAAGGCAAGGAAGGGGTGGAGATGGAGGCCCCTTCTCGAAAGCGGAAGTTATCCCCTGGCCCCACCACTTTCAAACGGACCTGCATCCTGGAGCCTCCTGGAAAAGGCAAACCCTCTGGCTGCCGGGGCCTCTCAGCCAAGACGAAAACAACCCTGAGCATGGGGCTAAATGGAACAGTGGGGCCAAGAGTGAAAAGAGCAGGTCCCCTGGACTGCCGGGGTCCCCCTCACTCATCCCCCATACCCGTCAAGGCTTCTCAGCTAGAGAACCGGGGAGCGGCTGGACACCCAGCCAAGGTCCTGCCAACCAGCTGCCTCTCTGAGGAGGAGGTAGCCAAGAAGCGGAAAAACCTGGCCACTTACTGCCGGCCAGTCAAGGCCAAGCACTGTCAGGCCGGTGTCCCTCCTGACGGGGCCTGCTCTGTGCGTCGCAAGAAGCCAGGTCCGGCGCTGCCCTTTGAGGAGAAGTGCTCTACACTGAAG TCAAAAGCCCATTAA